A stretch of Cynocephalus volans isolate mCynVol1 chromosome 9, mCynVol1.pri, whole genome shotgun sequence DNA encodes these proteins:
- the TLR6 gene encoding toll-like receptor 6 codes for MIQDIQPIVRNFRFICIVIIIAGTIIQFSDESEFVVDMSKLGLVHVPKDLPPKTEILDMSQNYISELQLSDISFLSRLKVLRLSHNRIQQLDFSVFKFNQDLEYLDLSHNQLQKLSCHPIVSFKHLDLSFNDFDALPICKEFGNLTQLNFLGLSATKLQQLDLLPISHLHLSYILLDLGGYYVKENETESLQILNMKTLHFVFHPDRLFSVQVNISVNTLGCLQLTNIKLNNKNCQVLITFLSELTRGPTLLNFTLNNVETTWKCLVGVFQFLWPKPVEFLSIYNLTIVEDISEEKFTYSKTALKALKIEHVTNEVFLFSQTALYTVFSEMNIIMLTISDSSFVHMLCPQAPSTFKFLNFTRNVLTDSIFQKCSTLVRLETLILQKNALKDFYKVGLMTKEMPSLEILDVSWNSLESPRHEENCPWVESIVILNLSSNILTDSVFRCLPPRVKVLDLHNNRIRSIPKEVMKLEALQELNVAFNSLTDLPGCGAFSSLSVLIIHHNSVSHPSADFFQNCHKIRSIQAGNNPFQCTCELREFVKNIGQASSEVVEGWPDSYKCHYPESYKGTLLKDFHVSQLSCNTALLMVTIGAAVLVLAVSVTFLCMYLDLPWYLRMVCQWTQTRRRARNIPLEELQRTLQFHAFISYSEHDSAWVKNELVPCLEKENIRICLHERNFVPGKSIVENIINCIEKSYKSIFVLSPNFVQSEWCHYELYFAHHNLFHEGSDNLILILLEPIPQNSIPSKYHKLRALMTQRTYLEWPTEKSKHGLFWANIRAAFNMKLILATENNDMQT; via the coding sequence ATGATCCAAGACATACAACCTATTGTCAGAAACTTTCGTTTTATTTGCATCGTGATCATAATAGCTGGAACCATAATCCAGTTCTCTGATGAAAGTGAATTTGTAGTAGACATGTCAAAATTAGGCCTTGTTCATGTTCCGAAAGACCTACCACCAAAAACCGAAATCTTAGATATGTCTCAAAACTATATATCTGAGCTTCAGTTATCTGACATCAGCTTTCTGTCAAGGCTGAAAGTTTTGAGACTTTCCCATAATAGAATCCAGCAACTTGATTTTAGTGTTTTCAAGTTCAACCAGGATTTGGAATATTTGGATTTATCTCACAATCAATTGCAAAAACTGTCCTGCCACCCTATTGTGAGTTTCAAGCATTTAGACCTATCATTCAATGACTTCGATGCCCTGCCCATCTGTAAGGAATTTGGCAACTTGACCCAACTAAATTTCTTGGGATTAAGTGCTACGAAGTTACAACAATTAGATCTGCTACCTATTTCTCACTTGCATCTAAGTTACATCCTTCTGGATTTAGGAGGTTATTATGtgaaagaaaatgagacagaaagcCTTCAGATTCTGAATATGAAAACACTTCACTTTGTTTTTCATCCAGATAGATTATTCTCTGTCCAAGTGAACATATCAGTTAATACCTTAGGGTGCTTACAACTGACTAATATTAAACTAAATAATAAGAACTGTCaagttttaattacatttttatcagAACTCACTAGAGgtccaactttactgaattttacCCTCAACAATGTGGAAACAACTTGGAAATGCTTGGTTGGggtttttcaattcctttggccCAAACCTGTGGAATTTCTCAGTATTTACAATTTAACAATAGTTGAAGACATTAGTGAAGAAAAATTTACTTATTCTAAAACGGCATTGAAAGCATTGAAAATAGAACATGTTACGAacgaagtttttcttttttcacagacGGCATTATACACGGTGTTTTCTGAGATGAACATTATCATGTTAACCATATCAGACTCATCTTTTGTACACATGCTTTGTCCTCAGGCACCAAGCACATTTAAGTTTTTGAACTTTACCCGAAATGTTCTCACAGatagtatttttcaaaaatgttctaCTTTAGTTAGATTGGAGACACTTATCTTACAAAAGAATGCATTAAAAGACTTTTACAAAGTAGGTCTCATGACTAAGGAAATGCCATCTTTGGAAATACTGGACGTTAGCTGGAATTCTTTGGAATCTCCCAGACATGAGGAAAACTGCCCTTGGGTTGAGAGTATAGTTATTTTGAATTTGTCTTCAAATATACTTACTGACTCTGTTTTCAGATGTTTACCTCCTAGGGTCAAGGTACTTGATCTTCACAATAATCGAATAAGGAGCATTCCTAAAGAAGTCATGAAACTAGAGGCTTTGCAAGAACTCAATGttgctttcaattctttaacCGACCTTCCTGGATGTGGTGCTTTTAGCAGCCTTTCTGTACTGATCATTCACCATAATTCAGTTTCTCACCCATCAGCTGATTTCTTCCAGAACTGCCACAAGATTAGGTCGATACAAGCAGGCAACAATCCATTCCAATGTACATGTGAGCTAAgagaatttgttaaaaatataggcCAAGCATCAAGTGAAGTGGTAGAAGGCTGGCCTGATTCTTATAAGTGTCACTACCCAGAAAGCTATAAGGGAACGCTGCTCAAGGACTTTCACGTGTCTCAATTATCCTGCAACACAGCTCTGCTGATGGTCACCATTGGGGCTGCTGTGCTGGTGCTGGCTGTCTCTGTGACCTTCCTCTGCATGTACTTGGATCTGCCCTGGTATCTCAGGATGGTGTGTCAGTGGACCCAGACCCGGCGCAGGGCTAGGAACATACCCTTAGAGGAACTCCAAAGAACTCTCCAGTTCCATGCTTTTATTTCGTACAGTGAACATGATTCTGCCTGGGTGAAGAATGAACTGGTACCTtgcctagaaaaagaaaatatacggATTTGTCTTCACGAGAGAAACTTTGTTCCTGGCAAGAGCATTGtggaaaatatcataaactgCATTGAGAAAAGTTACAAGTCCATCTTCGTTTTGTCTCCCAACTTTGTTCAGAGTGAGTGGTGCCATTACGAACTCTACTTTGCCCACCACAACCTGTTTCATGAAGGATCTGATAACTTAATCCTGATCTTGCTGGAACCCATTCCACAGAATAGCATTCCTAGCAAGTATCACAAGCTGAGGGCTCTCATGACACAGAGGACTTATTTAGAATGGCCCACAGAGAAGAGCAAACATGGACTTTTTTGGGCTAACATTAGAGCTGCTTTTAATATGAAATTAATACTAGCCACTGAAAACAATGATatgcaaacttaa